One window from the genome of Salvia miltiorrhiza cultivar Shanhuang (shh) chromosome 7, IMPLAD_Smil_shh, whole genome shotgun sequence encodes:
- the LOC130993747 gene encoding putative F-box protein At5g55150 has protein sequence MAFPPFLMLPLLDQNTQEINGLSLYSLKDKKPLNLGFLENLRNPQCVGSSHPQCVGSSHGWLAFLDEKANPFLLNPFTKALIHLPPKPSKISKLILSRNPSSHPNTYAAVAMHMNFRLETNLSFCRNGDAAWRLLDGQGKTYYDVVCCSETNTLFALAPGPRVESWDLNEASPKKTMIIEGSCPRMLQLALKNFPVDLYSSQWYLALSPAGEIFMAVRYIGEFVNGDGEAVYEGDTLTDYMAAPLVCPYRTAGFRVFRVDAGRREWVDVDCLDEFALFLGGNESVMVPAAGAGLKRSAIYFTDDYWERIDEDYSYGGHDLGVFSMGDGTIETVFDFEEDKIELPPFWITLPRDEYQY, from the coding sequence ATGGCTTTTCCCCCATTCCTCATGCTTCCCCTCCTCGACCAAAACACCCAAGAAATCAATGGCCTCTCTCTCTACAGCCTCAAAGACAAGAAACCCCTCAACCTCGGATTCCTCGAAAACCTCAGAAACCCCCAATGCGTGGGCTCTTCCCACCCCCAATGCGTGGGCTCTTCCCACGGCTGGCTAGCTTTCTTGGACGAAAAAGCAAACCCTTTTCTCCTCAACCCCTTCACCAAAGCCCTAATCCATCTCCCTCCAAAACCATCCAAGATTTCCAAACTAATCCTCTCCAGAAACCCCTCCTCCCATCCCAACACCTACGCCGCCGTCGCCATGCACATGAATTTCCGGTTAGAAACAAACCTCTCCTTCTGCAGAAACGGAGACGCCGCGTGGAGGCTCCTCGACGGCCAAGGCAAGACCTACTACGACGTCGTCTGCTGCAGCGAGACGAACACCCTCTTCGCGCTGGCTCCGGGCCCCCGCGTCGAATCATGGGACCTGAACGAAGCTTCTCCGAAGAAGACGATGATAATCGAAGGATCTTGTCCGAGAATGCTGCAGCTGGCCCTGAAAAACTTCCCGGTCGATCTCTACTCTTCGCAGTGGTACCTTGCGCTGTCCCCGGCGGGGGAGATATTCATGGCCGTGAGGTACATCGGGGAGTTTGTGAATGGCGACGGGGAGGCGGTGTACGAGGGCGACACGCTCACGGACTACATGGCGGCGCCGCTGGTGTGCCCGTACAGAACGGCGGGGTTTCGCGTGTTTAGGGTTGATGCGGGGCGGAGGGAGTGGGTTGATGTCGACTGCCTCGATGAATTTGCGCTGTTTTTGGGCGGGAATGAGTCGGTGATGGtgccggccgcgggcgcgggGTTGAAGAGGAGCGCTATTTATTTCACGGATGATTATTGGGAGAGGATTGATGAAGACTACAGCTATGGAGGGCATGATTTGGGAGTTTTCAGCATGGGAGATGGCACTATTGAAACCGTTTTTGATTTTGAGGAGGACAAGATTGAGCTGCCGCCGTTTTGGATCACTCTTCCTCGCGATGAATACCAATACTGA
- the LOC130991907 gene encoding major allergen Pru ar 1-like: MGAITYDVETPSSIPAGKLFKAIVLDADTLIPKILPQAIKNVEILEGDGGAGTVKIVHFGEGSQYKSVKHRVEAIDKDNLTYTYTIIEGDALSDIIESVTYHIKIVPTEDGGSICKNRSIYNTKGDAVIDEEKIKEGKDKAQHMFKAIEAYLIANPDC, from the coding sequence ATGGGTGCGATCACTTATGATGTAGAGACCCCTTCCTCCATCCCGGCCGGGAAGCTCTTCAAGGCCATCGTGCTCGACGCCGACACCCTCATCCCCAAGATCTTGCCTCAGGCCATCAAGAACGTCGAGATCTTGGAAGgagacggcggcgccggcaCCGTCAAGATCGTTCATTTTGGCGAAGGGAGTCAGTATAAGAGCGTCAAGCACCGTGTCGAGGCCATCGACAAGGACAACTTGACATACACGTACACCATCATTGAAGGTGATGCTCTCTCAGATATTATTGAATCCGTCACTTATCATATCAAGATCGTCCCAACCGAAGATGGAGGAAGCATCTGCAAGAACAGGAGCATCTACAACACCAAGGGTGATGCTGTGATTGATGAGGAGAAGATCAAGGAGGGGAAAGACAAAGCCCAACATATGTTCAAGGCTATCGAGGCTTACCTCATCGCCAACCCCGACTGCTGA
- the LOC130991908 gene encoding major allergen Pru ar 1-like, whose protein sequence is MGVITYDVETPSSIPAGKLFKALVIDSDTLLPKILPQAIKNVEILEGDGGAGTVKIIHFGEGSQYKSVKHRVEAIDKENFTYTYTINEGDVLSDAIESITYHIKVVPTEDGGSICKNRSIYNTKGDAVIDEEKIKEGKDKAQHMFKAIEAYITANPDY, encoded by the coding sequence ATGGGTGTGATCACTTACGATGTAGAGACCCCTTCCTCCATCCCGGCCGGGAAGCTCTTCAAGGCCCTGGTGATCGACTCCGACACCCTCCTCCCCAAGATCCTGCCTCAGGCCATCAAGAACGTCGAGATCTTGGAAGgagacggcggcgccggcaCCGTCAAGATCATTCATTTTGGCGAAGGGAGTCAGTATAAGAGCGTCAAGCACCGTGTGGAGGCCATCGACAAGGAGAACTTCACCTACACCTACACCATCAATGAAGGTGATGTTCTCTCAGATGCCATTGAATCCATCACTTACCATATCAAGGTCGTCCCAACCGAAGATGGAGGAAGCATCTGCAAGAACAGGAGCATTTACAACACCAAGGGTGATGCTGTGATTGATGAGGAGAAGATCAAGGAGGGGAAAGACAAGGCCCAACATATGTTCAAGGCCATTGAAGCTTACATCACCGCCAACCCCGACTACTGA
- the LOC130991906 gene encoding major allergen Pru ar 1-like, which translates to MGVITYDVETPSPIPAGKLFKALVIDSDTLIPKILPQAIKNVEILEGDGGAGTVKIIHFGEGSQYKSVKHRVEAIDKENFTYTYTINEGDVLADVIESITYHIKVVPTEDGGSICKNRSIYNTKGDAVIDEEKIKEGKDKAQHMFKAIEAYITANPDY; encoded by the coding sequence ATGGGTGTGATCACTTACGATGTAGAGACCCCTTCCCCCATCCCGGCCGGGAAGCTCTTCAAGGCCCTGGTGATCGACTCCGACACCCTCATCCCCAAGATCTTGCCTCAGGCCATCAAGAACGTCGAGATCTTGGAAGgagacggcggcgccggcaCCGTCAAGATCATTCATTTTGGCGAAGGGAGTCAGTATAAGAGCGTCAAGCACCGTGTGGAGGCCATCGACAAGGAGAACTTCACCTACACCTACACCATCAATGAAGGTGATGTTCTCGCAGATGTCATTGAATCCATCACTTACCATATCAAGGTCGTCCCAACCGAAGATGGAGGAAGCATCTGCAAGAACAGGAGCATCTACAACACCAAGGGTGATGCTGTGATTGATGAGGAGAAGATCAAGGAGGGGAAAGACAAGGCCCAACATATGTTCAAGGCCATTGAGGCTTACATCACCGCCAACCCCGACTACTGA
- the LOC130991897 gene encoding uncharacterized protein LOC130991897 isoform X1 yields MTQSGKKHLQENKVYPKVKVRVQREDADQYVYEKNSLQSLKAFEWLSLNDSSSSDDSPRPVVRVPHSYVPLSPPPSFYRSKEETNKKNADVKENQKSVRATSAPRPRAVLSSPDNDGMIGQRTPTRAQIQPSPGPKNRVASQNRHTLCKIFPKSTTAEGTPRKTHAKESSELKNDIRAKGRVTSLTDSRTRAAAAQRKKTAPS; encoded by the exons ATGACTCAATCTGGGAAGAAGCATCTGCAGGAAAACA AAGTGTATCCAAAAGTGAAGGTGAGGGTACAGAGAGAAGATGCTGACCAATATGTTTATGAGAAGAATTCCTTGCAGTCTTTGAAGGCTTTTGAATGGCTATCTCTCAACGATTCCTCTTCTTCag ATGATTCCCCAAGGCCAGTTGTGAGGGTTCCCCACTCTTATGTCCCTCTATCACCTCCTCCGAGCTTCTACAGATCCAAAG AGGAAACGAACAAAAAGAATGCAGATGTGAAAGAGAACCAAAAAAGCGTTAGAGCGACTTCAGCCCCACGCCCGCGTGCAGTCTTATCGAGTCCAG ACAACGATGGGATGATCGGACAAAGAACACCAACACGAGCACAAATACAACCTTCTCCCGGCCCTAAAAACCGCGTTGCAAGTCAGAATAGACACACACTATGCAAGATTTTCCCAAAATCCACTACTGCTGAGGGCACACCTAGAAAAACACATGCCAAGGAATCATCTGAGCTGAAAAACGACATTCGAGCAAAAGGGAGAGTCACATCACTGACTGATTCAAGAACAAGAGCAGCAGCTGCACAGAGGAAAAAGACAGCTCCATCATGA
- the LOC130991897 gene encoding uncharacterized protein LOC130991897 isoform X2 has protein sequence MTQSGKKHLQENMYPKVKVRVQREDADQYVYEKNSLQSLKAFEWLSLNDSSSSDDSPRPVVRVPHSYVPLSPPPSFYRSKEETNKKNADVKENQKSVRATSAPRPRAVLSSPDNDGMIGQRTPTRAQIQPSPGPKNRVASQNRHTLCKIFPKSTTAEGTPRKTHAKESSELKNDIRAKGRVTSLTDSRTRAAAAQRKKTAPS, from the exons ATGACTCAATCTGGGAAGAAGCATCTGCAGGAAAACA TGTATCCAAAAGTGAAGGTGAGGGTACAGAGAGAAGATGCTGACCAATATGTTTATGAGAAGAATTCCTTGCAGTCTTTGAAGGCTTTTGAATGGCTATCTCTCAACGATTCCTCTTCTTCag ATGATTCCCCAAGGCCAGTTGTGAGGGTTCCCCACTCTTATGTCCCTCTATCACCTCCTCCGAGCTTCTACAGATCCAAAG AGGAAACGAACAAAAAGAATGCAGATGTGAAAGAGAACCAAAAAAGCGTTAGAGCGACTTCAGCCCCACGCCCGCGTGCAGTCTTATCGAGTCCAG ACAACGATGGGATGATCGGACAAAGAACACCAACACGAGCACAAATACAACCTTCTCCCGGCCCTAAAAACCGCGTTGCAAGTCAGAATAGACACACACTATGCAAGATTTTCCCAAAATCCACTACTGCTGAGGGCACACCTAGAAAAACACATGCCAAGGAATCATCTGAGCTGAAAAACGACATTCGAGCAAAAGGGAGAGTCACATCACTGACTGATTCAAGAACAAGAGCAGCAGCTGCACAGAGGAAAAAGACAGCTCCATCATGA